Proteins encoded together in one Nocardioides marinisabuli window:
- a CDS encoding glycoside hydrolase family 15 protein: MALRIEDYALIGDRRTAALVGSNGSIDWLCLPRFDSAACMAALLGTEEHGHWQIEPEGDYETSRRYLSASSVLETTFRTETGTVTLTDLMPRGDGRADLVRRIRGVEGTVRLCLQWRVRMEYGEVTPWVRREEIGGEKVITAVAGPDRLVLRGPRMPEARDHTHNDEFDVEAGDELTYSMTWVPSHSRLDELGDLEDRIRETIDKDEDWARLCRTDLRHPEAVKRSLLTLRLMTHEATGGIVAAPTTSLPETFGGSRNWDYRYCWLRDAALTLGSLLEAGYTDEAMLWRDWLLRAVAGDPHDLQVMYAVDGSRRLVEHELEHLPGYEDSLPVRIGNGAVDQLQHDVIGEVMDALEKVRQVMDEPDANAWELQKALLSSLAENWDEPDCGIWEMRGDLQHFTHSKALVWVAFDRAVRAVEEHGLEGPVEEWRRLRDEVREQVLTRGYDEERGTFTQHYDTDEVDASLLVLASFGLVDGDDPRMLGTIKAVEEDLLRDGLVLRYRTSSGVDGLDGDEHPFLACSFWLVEAYAAAGRLDDATALYDRLVGLANDVGLYAEEYDPATGRMVGNFPQAFSHLTLTQAAFALARHGAG, translated from the coding sequence ATGGCTCTGCGCATCGAGGACTACGCCCTCATCGGCGACCGGCGCACCGCCGCCCTGGTCGGCAGCAACGGATCGATCGACTGGTTGTGCCTGCCCCGCTTCGACTCCGCCGCATGCATGGCGGCCCTGCTCGGCACCGAGGAGCACGGGCACTGGCAGATCGAGCCGGAGGGCGACTATGAGACCAGCCGCCGCTACCTGTCCGCGTCGTCGGTGCTCGAGACGACCTTCCGCACCGAGACCGGCACGGTGACCCTGACCGACCTGATGCCGCGCGGCGACGGGCGCGCCGACCTGGTGCGCCGCATCCGCGGCGTGGAGGGCACGGTGCGGCTGTGCCTGCAGTGGCGGGTCCGGATGGAGTACGGCGAGGTGACCCCGTGGGTGCGCCGCGAGGAGATCGGCGGCGAGAAGGTCATCACCGCGGTCGCGGGACCCGACCGGCTGGTCCTGCGCGGCCCCCGGATGCCCGAGGCGCGCGACCACACGCACAACGACGAGTTCGACGTCGAGGCCGGCGACGAGCTGACGTACTCGATGACCTGGGTGCCCTCGCACAGCCGACTCGACGAGCTCGGCGACCTCGAGGACCGCATCCGCGAGACGATCGACAAGGACGAGGACTGGGCCCGGTTGTGCCGCACCGACCTGCGTCACCCCGAGGCGGTCAAGCGCTCGCTGCTGACCCTGCGGCTGATGACCCACGAGGCGACCGGTGGCATCGTGGCTGCGCCGACGACGTCGCTGCCCGAGACCTTCGGCGGCTCGCGCAACTGGGACTACCGCTACTGCTGGCTGCGCGACGCGGCACTGACCCTGGGCTCGCTGCTCGAGGCCGGCTACACCGACGAGGCGATGCTGTGGCGTGACTGGCTGCTGCGCGCGGTGGCCGGCGACCCGCACGACCTGCAGGTGATGTACGCCGTCGACGGGTCGCGGCGCCTGGTCGAGCACGAGCTCGAACACCTGCCGGGCTACGAGGACTCGCTGCCCGTGCGCATCGGCAACGGTGCCGTCGACCAGCTGCAGCACGACGTGATCGGCGAGGTGATGGACGCCCTCGAGAAGGTCCGCCAGGTGATGGACGAGCCCGACGCGAACGCGTGGGAGCTGCAGAAGGCCCTGCTCTCGAGCCTGGCCGAGAACTGGGACGAGCCCGACTGCGGCATCTGGGAGATGCGCGGCGACCTGCAGCACTTCACCCACTCCAAGGCGTTGGTGTGGGTGGCCTTCGACCGGGCCGTGCGCGCGGTCGAGGAGCACGGTCTCGAGGGGCCGGTCGAGGAGTGGCGGCGACTGCGCGACGAGGTGCGCGAGCAGGTCCTGACCCGCGGCTACGACGAGGAGCGCGGCACCTTCACCCAGCACTACGACACCGACGAGGTCGACGCCTCGCTGCTCGTGCTCGCCTCCTTCGGGCTCGTCGACGGCGACGACCCGCGGATGCTCGGCACGATCAAGGCGGTCGAGGAGGACCTGCTGCGCGACGGCCTGGTGCTGCGCTACCGCACGAGCTCAGGGGTCGACGGCCTCGACGGCGACGAGCACCCGTTCCTGGCCTGCTCCTTCTGGCTGGTCGAGGCGTACGCCGCCGCAGGTCGCCTCGACGACGCCACCGCCCTCTACGACCGCCTGGTCGGCCTGGCCAACGACGTCGGGCTCTACGCCGAGGAGTACGACCCCGCCACCGGGCGCATGGTCGGCAACTTCCCCCAGGCCTTCAGCCACCTGACCCTCACCCAGGCCGCCTTCGCGCTCGCCCGCCACGGCGCCGGCTGA
- a CDS encoding HNH endonuclease signature motif containing protein codes for MSTTAAHPVGSAVARAHALLDEAAGVQLWSMSQSETAQALVEASRLQARLAAVQSRLLEHAETVAVHERNASASLAVWHSNVTRTTKRESFRQVRLAEGLARHVLVREALGSGDLIAEQASVICTSLDALPDDLEASILEQATTALVEFARVHDAKALRVLGRRILDVVAPEVGEAWEAELLDREEREAEKSSVFRMREDGHGRIKGSFTVPTLVGQMLEKALMAFAAPKHQIANRASTDEVSEPVRRPTARRLGDAFVELIERLDPKRLPRAGGVNATVVVTMTLASLQGGLAAAALDTGGRISAGAARRLACEAGIVPVVLDGESKPLDVGRAKRFFTKTQRIAMGIRDGGCTARGCDAPPAMCHAHHDDPWAHHGLTDLARGRLLCPYHHRRIHDPDYETSIGADNQVTFHHRT; via the coding sequence ATGTCCACCACCGCCGCGCACCCCGTCGGGAGTGCTGTCGCGCGGGCCCATGCGCTCCTCGACGAGGCGGCCGGGGTGCAGTTGTGGTCGATGAGCCAGAGCGAGACCGCGCAGGCGTTGGTGGAGGCCTCGCGGCTCCAGGCACGGCTGGCCGCAGTGCAGTCCCGGCTGCTGGAGCACGCCGAGACCGTCGCGGTGCACGAGCGCAACGCCTCCGCGTCGTTGGCGGTGTGGCACTCCAACGTCACCAGGACCACCAAGCGGGAGTCGTTCCGCCAGGTACGCCTCGCCGAAGGGCTCGCCCGACACGTGCTGGTGCGCGAGGCGCTCGGGTCTGGGGACCTGATCGCGGAGCAGGCCTCGGTGATCTGTACGTCGCTGGATGCGCTGCCCGACGACCTCGAGGCGTCGATCCTCGAGCAGGCCACGACAGCGCTGGTCGAGTTCGCGCGGGTGCACGACGCGAAGGCGCTGCGGGTGCTCGGGCGTCGGATCCTCGACGTCGTCGCACCCGAGGTCGGTGAGGCGTGGGAGGCCGAGCTGCTGGACCGTGAGGAGCGCGAGGCGGAGAAGTCGTCGGTGTTCCGGATGCGTGAGGACGGCCACGGCCGCATCAAAGGCTCCTTCACCGTCCCAACCCTCGTGGGGCAGATGCTCGAGAAAGCCCTGATGGCGTTCGCCGCCCCCAAACACCAGATCGCCAACCGGGCAAGCACGGACGAGGTGTCGGAGCCGGTACGCCGGCCGACCGCGCGGCGGCTGGGGGATGCGTTTGTCGAGCTCATCGAACGACTCGACCCCAAGCGACTGCCCCGCGCTGGTGGGGTCAACGCGACCGTGGTCGTCACCATGACCCTCGCCTCGTTGCAGGGTGGGCTGGCGGCGGCTGCGCTGGACACCGGCGGCCGGATCAGCGCCGGGGCCGCGCGCCGGTTGGCGTGCGAGGCCGGCATCGTCCCCGTCGTCCTCGACGGGGAGAGCAAACCCCTCGATGTGGGTCGGGCGAAGCGGTTCTTCACCAAGACCCAGCGGATCGCGATGGGGATCCGCGACGGCGGCTGCACCGCCAGGGGCTGCGACGCCCCACCCGCGATGTGCCACGCCCACCACGACGACCCCTGGGCCCACCACGGCCTCACCGACCTGGCCCGCGGCCGCCTGCTGTGCCCGTACCACCACCGGCGCATCCACGACCCGGACTACGAGACCAGCATCGGCGCCGACAACCAGGTCACCTTCCACCACCGCACCTAG